One window from the genome of Betaproteobacteria bacterium encodes:
- a CDS encoding VCBS repeat-containing protein, giving the protein MKRVLDFSCRFLVTLSLCGIGNALALAPVLITPRLPGATMGAPYIATLMISASPALSGASATGLPAGMTATHDGNGNLQIGGTPTASGNFTVAVVATNASGTITPSVDFHVDRWADNVLTVAGSALHTCALVAGGVQCWGWNDFGQLGNNSTASNFVPVIAIAAGTGATAVAAGYAHTCAVVNGGVKCWGANSVGQLGNNSTFDSLVPVTAIAAGSGVTAVAVGESHTCAVIAGGVQCWGYNIDGQLGNNSTTASTVPVTAIAAGSGVTAVTAGNNHTCAVVAGGVQCWGANNGGQLGNNSTTASPVPVTAIAAGSGATAVTANAFHTCAVVAGGVQCWGLNANGRLGDDSTTDSPVPVTAIAAGSGVTAVAAGGQHTCAVVAGGVQCWGANNTGQLGNHSTTDSLVPVTAIAVGTGATAVAAGSGHTCAVVAGGVRCWGYNFDGQLGNHGTTISPVPVTTIAAGSSVTAVAADIFHACAVVAGGVRCWGANSVGQLGNNSTTDSVVPVTAIAAGSGATAVAAGEGHTCAVVAGGVQCWGSNDNGRLGNNSTTASSVPVTAIAAGSGATAVAAGAYHTCALVAGGVQCWGLNENGRLGNNSTSESPVPVTAIAAGSGATAVAAGFGHTCAAVAGGVQCWGANSVGQLGNNSTTDSPVPVIAIAAGTGATAVAAGYAHTCAVAAGGLQCWGSNGGGQLGNAGTTDSLFPVTAIATGGGATAVAAGQYHTCAVVAGGVKCWGLNNTGQLGNHSTTASPVPVTAIAAGAGATQVEVSYLHTCAVVAGGVACWGYNYNGQLGDGNTHALRTIFAAIPAQSVVIVASSATPSSAGSAVTFTATVSGSAPTGSIHFKSDGGNLPGCGAVVLSSASAQCTVIFSTVGTRTITAEYGGDANGAASVGTLPGGQVVIAPTIVITPATLPDGTVGIAYPTTNLGASGGTAPYTFDATSGSGPGGLDLTADGVVSGTPDSAGTFNFTLTATDAYGFTGSQAYALTVSLAPQTIVFGTAPVITIGGTGTVSATASSGLAVAYSVAPGSATVCSVNPGTGLVSGLTVGSCTIAADQTGNATFGPAPQATQTFPISALVNSLSVGKTGSGTGTVASTSPLSPTISCGATCSADFNAGVVVVLLATPDSGSAFAGWTGCAAPSGNQCTMTMNAPGSVTATFNLAAAGGPAKPDFNADGKPDIIWSNTANGATYVWRMNGTALLADSFYATIDPSWKIQGVADFNGDGHPDIVWRNTANGACYVWYTVDGVFTGTDAFLFSLPPEWVIQGVADFNADGKPDFLMRNVNSGNAFAWFFNDNLPIGDQFLFNIDPSWKVEAVGDIDLDGQPDLLFRSMTSGLSFAWYTQYAGSVLSLGASSPMVYSIDPVWEVVQLADWNGDGKPDLLFRNAATGLVFVWYLDGITLGASDYVIQIDPSWEIVPRR; this is encoded by the coding sequence ATGAAACGCGTGCTCGACTTCTCCTGCCGTTTCCTGGTCACCCTGTCGCTTTGCGGCATCGGCAATGCGCTTGCCCTCGCGCCCGTGCTGATCACCCCGCGCCTGCCCGGCGCGACGATGGGCGCGCCCTACATCGCCACGCTGATGATCAGCGCGAGCCCGGCGCTGAGCGGTGCATCCGCGACCGGGCTGCCCGCCGGGATGACGGCAACCCACGACGGCAACGGCAACCTCCAGATCGGCGGGACGCCCACGGCATCGGGGAATTTCACCGTGGCCGTCGTGGCGACGAATGCGAGCGGAACCATCACCCCGTCGGTCGACTTTCACGTGGATCGCTGGGCGGACAATGTACTGACGGTGGCGGGGAGTGCCCTGCACACTTGCGCGTTGGTCGCGGGCGGGGTGCAATGCTGGGGCTGGAACGATTTCGGCCAGCTCGGCAACAACAGCACGGCCTCGAACTTCGTTCCGGTGATCGCGATCGCCGCGGGGACCGGCGCGACGGCGGTGGCGGCGGGATATGCCCACACCTGCGCGGTGGTGAACGGCGGCGTGAAGTGCTGGGGCGCGAACTCCGTCGGCCAGCTCGGCAACAACAGCACGTTCGATAGTCTCGTTCCGGTGACCGCGATCGCGGCGGGGAGCGGCGTGACCGCGGTGGCGGTGGGCGAAAGCCACACCTGCGCAGTGATCGCGGGCGGGGTGCAGTGCTGGGGCTACAACATCGACGGCCAGCTCGGCAACAACAGCACGACCGCGAGCACCGTACCGGTAACCGCGATCGCGGCGGGGAGCGGCGTGACCGCGGTGACGGCGGGCAACAACCACACCTGCGCGGTGGTCGCGGGCGGCGTGCAGTGCTGGGGCGCCAACAACGGCGGCCAGCTCGGCAACAACAGCACGACCGCGAGCCCCGTACCGGTAACCGCGATCGCGGCGGGAAGCGGTGCGACGGCAGTGACGGCGAATGCCTTCCACACCTGCGCGGTGGTTGCCGGCGGGGTGCAGTGCTGGGGATTGAATGCAAACGGCCGTCTGGGCGACGACAGCACGACCGACAGCCCCGTTCCGGTGACCGCGATCGCGGCGGGGAGCGGCGTGACCGCGGTGGCGGCGGGCGGCCAACACACCTGCGCCGTGGTCGCGGGTGGAGTGCAGTGCTGGGGCGCCAACAACACCGGCCAGCTCGGCAACCACAGCACGACCGATAGCCTCGTTCCGGTGACCGCGATCGCGGTGGGGACCGGCGCGACGGCGGTGGCGGCGGGTTCCGGCCACACCTGCGCGGTGGTCGCGGGCGGGGTGCGGTGCTGGGGCTACAACTTCGACGGCCAACTCGGCAACCACGGCACGACGATCAGCCCCGTTCCGGTGACCACGATCGCGGCGGGGAGCAGCGTGACGGCGGTGGCGGCGGACATCTTCCACGCCTGCGCGGTGGTCGCGGGCGGGGTCCGGTGCTGGGGCGCGAACTCCGTCGGCCAGCTCGGCAACAACAGCACAACCGATAGCGTCGTTCCGGTGACCGCAATCGCGGCAGGCAGCGGCGCGACGGCGGTGGCGGCGGGTGAGGGCCACACCTGCGCGGTGGTTGCGGGCGGAGTGCAGTGCTGGGGTTCGAATGACAACGGCCGCCTGGGCAACAACAGCACGACCGCGAGCTCCGTACCGGTGACCGCAATTGCGGCGGGGAGCGGGGCGACGGCGGTAGCGGCGGGCGCCTACCACACTTGCGCCTTGGTCGCGGGCGGGGTGCAGTGCTGGGGTTTGAATGAAAACGGCCGCCTGGGCAACAACAGCACGAGCGAAAGCCCCGTTCCGGTGACCGCGATCGCGGCGGGAAGCGGCGCGACGGCAGTGGCGGCGGGTTTCGGCCACACCTGCGCAGCGGTCGCGGGCGGGGTGCAGTGCTGGGGTGCGAACTCCGTCGGCCAGCTCGGCAACAACAGCACGACCGACAGCCCCGTTCCGGTGATCGCGATCGCCGCGGGGACCGGCGCGACGGCGGTGGCGGCGGGATATGCCCACACCTGCGCGGTGGCCGCGGGCGGGCTGCAGTGCTGGGGTTCCAACGGCGGCGGCCAGCTCGGCAATGCTGGGACGACCGACAGCCTCTTTCCGGTAACCGCGATCGCGACCGGGGGCGGTGCGACGGCGGTGGCGGCGGGCCAGTACCACACCTGTGCGGTGGTCGCGGGCGGGGTGAAGTGCTGGGGCCTCAACAATACCGGCCAGCTCGGCAACCACAGCACGACCGCGAGCCCCGTACCGGTGACCGCGATCGCGGCGGGAGCCGGTGCGACGCAAGTTGAGGTGAGTTACCTGCACACCTGCGCGGTGGTCGCGGGCGGGGTGGCATGCTGGGGCTACAACTACAACGGCCAGCTTGGCGATGGCAATACGCATGCCCTGCGCACGATCTTCGCCGCAATTCCCGCGCAGTCGGTGGTCATCGTGGCCAGCAGCGCAACGCCCAGCAGCGCCGGCAGCGCCGTGACCTTCACTGCAACGGTGTCGGGAAGCGCACCGACGGGGTCGATCCACTTCAAGAGCGACGGCGGGAACCTTCCCGGCTGCGGGGCGGTTGTGCTTTCCTCCGCCTCCGCGCAGTGCACGGTGATCTTCTCCACGGTGGGCACACGCACGATCACCGCGGAATACGGCGGCGATGCGAACGGGGCCGCCAGCGTCGGCACGCTTCCGGGAGGGCAGGTGGTGATCGCCCCGACGATCGTGATAACGCCTGCGACGTTGCCGGACGGCACTGTCGGGATCGCCTATCCCACGACCAACCTGGGCGCGAGCGGGGGAACGGCGCCTTACACGTTCGACGCCACTTCGGGCAGCGGGCCGGGCGGCCTCGACCTCACCGCGGACGGCGTGGTGAGCGGCACTCCCGATTCGGCCGGCACGTTCAACTTCACCTTGACCGCCACCGATGCCTACGGCTTCACCGGCTCTCAGGCGTACGCCCTCACCGTCTCGCTGGCTCCGCAGACGATCGTCTTCGGGACCGCGCCTGTCATCACCATCGGCGGTACGGGAACCGTGAGCGCCACGGCGAGTTCGGGCCTCGCGGTCGCCTACTCGGTTGCGCCAGGTTCCGCGACCGTGTGTTCGGTGAACCCGGGCACCGGCCTCGTCTCGGGCCTCACCGTGGGCTCGTGCACCATCGCGGCCGACCAGACGGGCAACGCCACGTTCGGTCCCGCGCCACAGGCCACGCAGACCTTCCCGATATCCGCCCTCGTCAACTCCCTGAGCGTCGGCAAGACGGGCAGCGGGACCGGAACCGTGGCATCGACCTCTCCGCTCTCGCCCACGATCAGTTGCGGCGCCACCTGCTCGGCCGACTTCAACGCCGGCGTGGTGGTGGTGCTCCTGGCTACGCCGGATTCGGGCTCGGCATTCGCCGGCTGGACCGGCTGCGCGGCGCCCTCGGGCAACCAGTGCACGATGACCATGAATGCGCCGGGGTCCGTGACCGCGACCTTCAATCTCGCGGCCGCCGGCGGCCCCGCGAAGCCCGACTTCAACGCCGACGGCAAGCCCGACATCATCTGGTCGAACACGGCCAACGGCGCCACTTACGTCTGGCGCATGAACGGCACCGCCCTGCTCGCGGACTCCTTCTACGCCACCATCGATCCGTCGTGGAAGATCCAGGGCGTCGCCGACTTCAACGGCGACGGACATCCGGACATCGTCTGGCGAAACACTGCCAACGGCGCCTGCTACGTCTGGTACACCGTCGACGGGGTGTTCACCGGGACGGATGCGTTCCTCTTCAGCCTGCCGCCCGAGTGGGTGATCCAGGGTGTTGCGGACTTCAACGCGGACGGCAAGCCCGACTTCCTGATGCGCAACGTGAACTCCGGCAACGCCTTCGCCTGGTTCTTCAACGACAACCTGCCCATCGGCGACCAGTTCCTGTTCAACATCGACCCGAGCTGGAAGGTCGAGGCGGTGGGCGACATCGACCTGGACGGGCAGCCGGACCTGCTCTTCCGAAGCATGACGTCGGGCCTCTCATTCGCCTGGTACACGCAGTACGCCGGCAGCGTGCTGAGCTTGGGGGCCTCGAGCCCGATGGTCTACTCCATCGACCCGGTGTGGGAGGTGGTGCAGCTCGCGGACTGGAACGGCGACGGCAAGCCTGACCTCCTCTTCCGCAACGCGGCTACGGGGCTCGTGTTCGTCTGGTACCTGGACGGAATCACGCTCGGGGCATCCGACTACGTGATCCAGATCGATCCGAGCTGGGAGATCGTGCCGAGGCGGTAG
- a CDS encoding VCBS repeat-containing protein, whose product MKRVLDFSCRFLVALSLCGIGNALALAPVLITPGLPDATMGAPYSATLMISASPALSGASATGLPAGMTATHDGNGNLQIGGTPTASGNFTVAIVATNAGGTITPSVALHVDRWTDNVVAVAAGYGHTCALAAGGLQCWGSNGEGQLGNGNALPAAGPVTAIAAGGGVTAVSAGYQHTCAVVAGGVKCWGSNVYGQLGDNSFSPRATPVIAIAAGTGVTAISAGAGHTCAVVTGGVQCWGWNGNGQLGDNSTTDSPFPVTAIAPGSGVTAVATGGNHSCALLAGGVQCWGENTHGQLGNGSTTDSPAPVTAIAASGGATAVATGAGHTCALVSGGVKCWGWNVAGQLGDNSTTDSPVPAIAIAAASGATALGAGMFHNCAVVAGGVLCWGDNSQGALGDLTTSQRLVPAISIATGSGATAVAGGGNHTCAVVAGGVRCWGYSDFGQLGNFNAAKSLVPVTAIAAGSGVSAAAPAAGETHTCVLLSGGVKCWGSNSSGQLGNGGTDQSIAPVTAIAAGGGATAVAAGNAHTCAVVAGGVQCWGMNLRGQLGNNSTTDSTIPVNAIAAGSGVTAVRAGGYHSCAVVSGGVQCWGWNSDGQLGDGGTTDSPVPVIAIAAGSGVTAVAAGLNHTCAMVAGGVKCWGGGFLGQLGDGSMSFSLVPVIAIAAGSGATAVAAGIYHTCALVAGGVQCWGYNAFGELGDNSLVHSPVPVTAIAAGSSATEVAAGGNHSCAIVAGGVKCWGMGFYGALGTGSEADSLLPVTTMASGSGVTAIAAGGNHTCAVVAGGTVCWGSNLMGQLADGNTYERRHHFAALRLSTLTTVVTSASPSIAGSLVTFTATVSGGAPTGSVHFKSDGGNLPGCGAVALSSRIAQCTVIFTTAGTRTITAEFGSDGVNLSSIGTLAGGQSVIAPTIVITPATLPDGTVGIAYPTTNLGASGGTAPYTFDATSGSGPGGLDLTADGVVSGTPDSAGTFNFTLTATDAYGFTGSRAYALTVSLAPQTIVFGTAPVITIGGTGTVSATASSGLAVAYSVAPGSATVCSVNPATGLVSGLTVGSCTIAADQTGNATFGPAPQATQTFPISALVNSLSVGKTGSGTGTVASTSPLSPTISCGATCSADFNAGVVVVLLATPDPGSVFAAWTGCAAPSGNQCTMTMNAPASVTASFNIAGSNPSFPDFNADGKPDIIWSNTANGATYVWRMNGTALLSDSFYATIDPSWKIQGVADFNGDGHPDIVWRNTVNGNCYVWYTVNGVFTGTDAFLFSLPPEWVIQGVADFNGDGHPDFLMRNVVSGNAFAWFFNNDVAIGDQFFFNVDPSWKVEGVADLNADGQPDLLFRNMASGLGFAWNTQFAAGTLSLSTSSPSIFGIDPVWEVVQIADWNGDGKPDLLFRNAATGLVFVWYLDGIALAGSDYVTQIDPSWEIVPRR is encoded by the coding sequence ATGAAACGCGTGCTCGACTTCTCCTGTCGCTTCCTGGTCGCCCTGTCGCTGTGCGGCATCGGCAATGCGCTTGCCCTTGCGCCCGTGCTGATCACCCCGGGCCTGCCCGACGCGACGATGGGCGCGCCCTACAGCGCCACGCTGATGATCAGCGCGAGCCCGGCGCTGAGCGGTGCATCCGCGACCGGGCTGCCCGCCGGGATGACGGCAACCCACGACGGCAACGGCAACCTCCAGATTGGCGGGACACCCACGGCATCGGGGAATTTCACCGTGGCCATCGTGGCGACGAATGCGGGCGGAACGATCACGCCTTCGGTCGCGCTTCACGTGGACAGGTGGACGGACAACGTCGTGGCGGTGGCGGCGGGTTACGGGCACACCTGCGCGTTGGCCGCGGGCGGACTGCAATGCTGGGGCTCCAATGGCGAGGGCCAGCTCGGCAACGGGAACGCACTTCCCGCCGCAGGCCCGGTGACCGCGATCGCGGCGGGGGGCGGCGTGACGGCGGTATCGGCGGGTTACCAGCACACCTGCGCGGTCGTGGCGGGCGGCGTGAAATGCTGGGGCTCGAACGTATACGGCCAGCTCGGCGACAACAGCTTTTCGCCCCGCGCCACTCCTGTGATCGCGATCGCGGCGGGCACCGGCGTGACCGCCATCTCGGCGGGCGCCGGTCACACCTGCGCAGTGGTCACGGGCGGAGTGCAGTGCTGGGGCTGGAACGGCAACGGCCAGCTCGGCGACAACAGCACCACCGACAGCCCGTTCCCCGTGACCGCGATCGCCCCGGGGAGCGGCGTGACTGCGGTGGCCACGGGCGGCAATCACTCCTGCGCGCTGCTCGCGGGCGGGGTGCAATGTTGGGGCGAAAACACCCACGGCCAGCTCGGCAACGGCAGCACCACCGACAGCCCCGCTCCGGTGACCGCGATCGCGGCGAGCGGCGGTGCGACAGCCGTGGCGACGGGTGCCGGTCACACCTGTGCGCTCGTCTCAGGCGGGGTGAAGTGCTGGGGCTGGAATGTCGCCGGCCAGCTAGGCGACAACAGCACGACCGACAGCCCCGTTCCGGCAATTGCGATCGCCGCGGCAAGCGGCGCGACTGCCCTGGGCGCCGGCATGTTTCATAACTGCGCGGTCGTCGCTGGCGGAGTGCTGTGCTGGGGCGACAACTCTCAGGGCGCGCTCGGCGACCTCACGACGAGCCAGCGCCTCGTTCCCGCGATCTCGATCGCAACGGGGAGCGGCGCAACGGCAGTGGCGGGCGGCGGCAATCACACCTGCGCGGTCGTCGCGGGTGGAGTCAGGTGCTGGGGATATAGCGACTTCGGCCAGCTCGGCAACTTCAACGCGGCCAAGAGCCTCGTCCCGGTGACCGCGATCGCCGCGGGGAGTGGCGTATCGGCGGCGGCACCGGCGGCGGGCGAAACCCACACCTGCGTACTGCTATCGGGCGGGGTGAAATGCTGGGGCAGCAACAGCTCCGGGCAGCTTGGCAACGGCGGTACCGACCAGAGCATCGCTCCGGTGACCGCGATCGCGGCGGGAGGCGGCGCCACGGCCGTCGCGGCGGGCAACGCGCATACCTGCGCCGTAGTCGCCGGCGGAGTGCAGTGCTGGGGCATGAACCTCAGGGGCCAGCTCGGTAACAACAGCACGACCGACAGCACGATTCCGGTGAACGCGATCGCCGCGGGAAGCGGTGTCACGGCGGTGCGCGCCGGTGGCTACCATAGCTGTGCGGTCGTCTCCGGCGGGGTGCAATGCTGGGGTTGGAACAGCGACGGCCAGCTCGGCGACGGCGGCACGACCGACAGCCCCGTCCCGGTGATCGCAATCGCGGCAGGAAGCGGCGTGACGGCAGTTGCCGCGGGCCTCAACCATACATGCGCGATGGTCGCGGGCGGGGTGAAGTGCTGGGGAGGCGGCTTCCTGGGCCAACTCGGCGATGGCAGCATGAGTTTCAGCCTCGTTCCGGTGATCGCAATTGCGGCGGGAAGCGGCGCGACCGCGGTGGCGGCAGGCATTTACCACACCTGCGCACTGGTCGCGGGTGGGGTTCAATGCTGGGGCTACAACGCGTTCGGCGAGCTCGGCGACAACAGCTTGGTCCATAGCCCCGTGCCGGTGACTGCGATCGCGGCGGGGAGCAGTGCGACGGAGGTCGCGGCGGGCGGCAACCACTCCTGCGCCATTGTCGCGGGCGGGGTGAAGTGCTGGGGCATGGGCTTCTACGGCGCGCTCGGCACCGGCAGCGAAGCCGACAGCCTGCTTCCGGTGACCACGATGGCGTCGGGCAGCGGCGTGACGGCCATTGCGGCAGGCGGCAACCACACCTGCGCGGTGGTCGCGGGCGGAACAGTGTGCTGGGGTAGCAATCTCATGGGCCAGCTGGCCGATGGCAATACGTACGAGCGGCGCCATCACTTCGCGGCACTGCGGCTGTCGACGCTCACGACAGTCGTCACCAGCGCTTCGCCCAGCATTGCCGGCAGCCTCGTGACCTTCACGGCCACCGTGTCGGGCGGGGCTCCGACGGGATCGGTGCACTTCAAGAGCGACGGCGGCAACCTCCCCGGCTGCGGGGCGGTGGCGCTGTCGTCCCGCATCGCGCAATGCACCGTGATCTTCACGACGGCGGGCACCCGCACGATCACCGCGGAATTCGGCAGTGATGGCGTCAACCTATCCAGCATCGGCACGCTTGCGGGAGGGCAATCGGTGATCGCCCCGACGATCGTGATAACGCCTGCGACGTTGCCGGACGGCACTGTCGGGATCGCCTATCCCACGACCAACCTGGGCGCGAGCGGGGGAACGGCGCCTTACACGTTCGACGCCACTTCGGGCAGCGGGCCGGGCGGCCTCGACCTCACCGCGGACGGCGTGGTGAGCGGCACTCCCGATTCGGCCGGCACGTTCAACTTCACCTTGACCGCCACCGATGCCTACGGCTTCACCGGCTCGCGGGCGTACGCCCTCACCGTCTCGCTGGCTCCGCAGACGATCGTCTTCGGGACCGCGCCTGTCATCACCATCGGCGGCACGGGAACCGTGAGCGCCACGGCGAGTTCGGGCCTCGCGGTCGCCTACTCGGTTGCGCCAGGTTCCGCGACCGTGTGTTCGGTGAACCCGGCCACCGGCCTCGTCTCGGGCCTCACCGTGGGCTCGTGCACCATCGCGGCCGACCAGACGGGCAACGCCACGTTCGGTCCCGCGCCACAGGCCACGCAGACCTTCCCGATATCCGCCCTCGTCAACTCCCTGAGCGTCGGCAAGACGGGCAGCGGGACCGGAACCGTGGCATCGACCTCTCCGCTCTCGCCCACGATCAGTTGCGGCGCCACCTGCTCGGCCGACTTCAACGCCGGCGTGGTGGTGGTGCTCCTGGCTACGCCGGATCCGGGCTCGGTCTTCGCCGCCTGGACCGGCTGCGCGGCGCCCTCGGGCAACCAATGCACGATGACCATGAATGCACCGGCGTCCGTGACCGCGAGTTTCAATATCGCGGGGTCGAATCCCTCCTTCCCCGATTTCAACGCCGACGGCAAGCCCGACATCATCTGGTCGAACACGGCCAACGGGGCGACCTACGTCTGGCGCATGAACGGCACCGCCCTGCTCTCGGATTCCTTCTACGCCACGATCGATCCGAGCTGGAAGATCCAGGGCGTGGCCGACTTCAATGGCGACGGCCACCCGGACATCGTCTGGCGCAATACCGTCAACGGCAACTGCTACGTCTGGTACACGGTGAACGGGGTCTTCACCGGAACGGACGCGTTCCTCTTCTCGCTGCCGCCCGAGTGGGTGATCCAGGGCGTCGCTGACTTCAACGGCGACGGCCACCCCGATTTCCTGATGCGCAACGTGGTGAGCGGCAACGCCTTCGCGTGGTTCTTCAACAACGACGTGGCCATCGGCGACCAGTTCTTCTTCAACGTCGATCCCTCGTGGAAGGTAGAAGGCGTTGCCGATCTCAACGCCGACGGCCAGCCCGACCTGCTCTTCCGCAACATGGCCTCGGGCCTGGGCTTCGCGTGGAACACGCAGTTCGCGGCCGGCACGCTCTCGCTGTCGACCTCGAGCCCGTCGATCTTCGGCATCGACCCGGTGTGGGAGGTGGTGCAGATCGCCGACTGGAATGGCGACGGGAAACCGGATCTTCTCTTCAGGAACGCCGCGACGGGCCTCGTCTTCGTGTGGTACCTGGACGGAATCGCGCTCGCCGGCAGCGACTACGTCACGCAGATCGACCCTTCCTGGGAGATCGTGCCGAGACGGTAG